The proteins below are encoded in one region of Brachyspira intermedia PWS/A:
- a CDS encoding aspartate-semialdehyde dehydrogenase has product MKKVNLCLLGASGAVGQEMLKVLEERKFPINELRLLGNREAGKKVKFNGKEYTIEKTTKDSFKDMDITLVAVGADLSKKLSPLAVKAGSIVVDNSSAFRMDKNVPLVVPEVNPEDVKLHKGIIANPNCSTIIALVALAPLHKFGKIKRIIASTYQAVSGAGKEGMEELEQQIKDYVAGKKLKNSTFKYQILHNLIPHIDSFDKNGYTKEELKMTNEGRKILHTPDMQISCTCVRVPVIRSHSESITIETEKKITAKKAKELLSKAKGVKVVDDPAKFKYPMPLDTSNQDNIYVGRIREDISAKNSLVFWCAGDQIRKGAATNAVQIAELLLPELEKKSDDNSSEKKAVAEKKPARKPCVRKSTKK; this is encoded by the coding sequence ATGAAAAAAGTAAATTTATGTTTATTAGGGGCTTCCGGTGCTGTAGGTCAGGAGATGCTTAAAGTATTGGAAGAAAGAAAATTCCCAATCAATGAGTTAAGACTTCTTGGAAATAGAGAAGCAGGAAAAAAAGTAAAATTTAACGGAAAAGAATACACAATCGAAAAGACAACTAAAGATTCATTCAAAGATATGGACATAACATTGGTTGCTGTAGGAGCTGATTTAAGTAAGAAATTAAGTCCGTTAGCTGTAAAAGCTGGAAGTATAGTTGTAGATAATAGCAGTGCTTTCAGAATGGATAAAAATGTTCCTTTAGTAGTTCCTGAAGTTAATCCTGAAGATGTTAAGCTTCATAAAGGAATAATAGCTAATCCTAACTGCTCTACAATAATAGCTTTAGTGGCATTAGCTCCGCTTCATAAATTCGGAAAGATAAAAAGAATCATAGCTTCTACTTATCAGGCTGTTTCCGGTGCTGGTAAAGAAGGTATGGAAGAATTAGAACAGCAGATAAAAGATTATGTTGCAGGAAAAAAACTTAAAAATAGTACTTTCAAATATCAAATACTTCACAATTTAATTCCTCATATTGATTCTTTCGATAAGAACGGATACACTAAAGAAGAATTAAAAATGACTAATGAAGGAAGAAAAATTCTTCATACACCTGATATGCAGATAAGCTGTACTTGTGTAAGAGTTCCTGTTATAAGAAGCCATAGTGAATCTATCACAATAGAAACTGAGAAAAAAATCACTGCTAAAAAAGCTAAAGAATTATTATCTAAAGCAAAAGGTGTAAAAGTAGTTGATGATCCTGCTAAGTTTAAATATCCTATGCCTTTAGATACTTCTAATCAGGATAATATATATGTTGGAAGAATAAGAGAGGATATCAGTGCTAAAAATTCATTGGTATTCTGGTGTGCAGGAGACCAAATAAGAAAAGGTGCTGCTACAAATGCTGTACAAATAGCTGAACTTCTTTTACCTGAATTAGAAAAAAAATCTGATGACAATTCTTCAGAAAAGAAAGCAGTAGCAGAAAAGAAACCTGCTAGAAAACCATGTGTAAGAAAATCAACAAAGAAATAA
- a CDS encoding PepSY-like domain-containing protein, with protein MMTIKKALFILFVSAMLTGSLFAQYDGYYDNNQGGGQGGYQDPYGQQGGGQGGYQDPYAQPPAQQNYQDPYAQQGGQQQYGYGVQLSSIPQNAQNFIKQHFPNIKVTFIERDWEDIEVYLENGTQIDFFPNGDWKEVKCYGNMPATILPANVMNTIKRTYPNAAIVKIEKQFTIFEIKLNNMMELYVDNNGQLLGQKWDD; from the coding sequence ATTATGACTATAAAAAAAGCTTTATTTATACTTTTTGTTTCAGCAATGCTTACAGGTTCATTGTTCGCTCAATATGACGGATATTATGATAATAATCAAGGCGGTGGTCAAGGAGGATATCAAGACCCTTATGGACAGCAAGGCGGCGGTCAAGGAGGTTATCAAGACCCTTATGCTCAGCCTCCTGCTCAGCAAAATTATCAAGATCCTTATGCTCAGCAAGGTGGTCAGCAGCAATATGGATACGGTGTACAATTATCTTCTATACCTCAGAATGCTCAGAACTTTATAAAACAGCATTTCCCTAATATAAAAGTTACTTTCATTGAAAGAGATTGGGAAGATATAGAAGTATATTTAGAAAATGGAACTCAAATAGATTTCTTCCCTAATGGTGATTGGAAAGAAGTTAAATGCTATGGAAATATGCCTGCTACTATATTGCCTGCTAATGTTATGAATACAATAAAAAGAACTTATCCTAATGCTGCTATAGTGAAAATAGAAAAACAGTTCACTATATTTGAAATAAAATTAAACAACATGATGGAATTATATGTTGATAATAATGGTCAGTTATTAGGTCAAAAATGGGACGATTAA
- a CDS encoding PepSY-like domain-containing protein, producing MKKILCLLVALTVLSTSALFADWYVPLNQVPQAVIATAKRTYPQAEIWAVEMEHYNVYKVKMNNMMELYIDKSGQLLGQEWDD from the coding sequence ATGAAAAAAATACTTTGTTTATTAGTAGCTTTGACAGTTTTAAGTACTTCAGCTTTATTTGCTGATTGGTATGTACCTCTTAATCAAGTTCCTCAGGCTGTAATAGCAACAGCTAAAAGAACTTATCCTCAAGCTGAGATTTGGGCAGTAGAGATGGAACATTATAATGTATATAAAGTAAAAATGAATAATATGATGGAATTATACATTGACAAATCAGGTCAGTTATTAGGTCAGGAATGGGACGATTAA
- a CDS encoding Ldh family oxidoreductase, with the protein MVIVKVNDLMQKVYDKFKAAGVSNEQAAIVTDLLIYADLSGIHSHGVLRVEHYIERIKAGGINLNSKFNIEEKRPSFALMDADGGFGHVATQYAMEWALETVEKQGIALIGIKNNSHAGALGYYNKMAIHQNKVSLIMVNTDPCVIPFGGKRPFFGTNPISYGFPAKKDFILGDMATSEVSLGRIFTARENNETVPMNWGVDENGNPSSNPNEIKYVVPFGGVKGYLIMTMVEAFTGLLIGQAYCNNLVKMYGDMDKKRNLSTFILVVDPAVYNDLDTYLNTVQSFIDDIRKEPALKEGETISIPGERKEACSADYLKNGIPLSEHVYKYIFDK; encoded by the coding sequence ATGGTTATAGTGAAAGTAAATGATTTAATGCAAAAAGTATATGATAAATTCAAAGCAGCAGGCGTATCAAATGAACAGGCTGCTATAGTAACAGATTTATTAATTTACGCTGATCTAAGCGGTATACATTCTCATGGAGTTTTAAGAGTTGAACATTATATAGAAAGAATAAAAGCGGGCGGAATAAATTTAAATTCAAAATTCAATATAGAAGAAAAAAGACCTTCTTTTGCATTAATGGATGCTGACGGCGGATTCGGACATGTTGCAACGCAGTATGCTATGGAATGGGCTTTAGAAACAGTTGAAAAACAGGGTATTGCTTTAATAGGAATAAAAAATAATAGTCATGCGGGTGCTTTAGGTTATTATAATAAAATGGCTATACATCAAAATAAGGTTTCTTTAATAATGGTTAATACTGATCCTTGTGTTATACCTTTTGGCGGAAAGAGACCATTTTTCGGTACTAATCCTATAAGTTATGGATTTCCTGCAAAAAAAGATTTTATACTTGGAGATATGGCAACAAGCGAGGTATCACTCGGACGCATATTTACTGCTCGTGAAAATAATGAAACTGTTCCTATGAATTGGGGTGTTGATGAAAACGGCAATCCAAGTTCAAATCCTAATGAGATAAAATATGTTGTTCCTTTCGGAGGAGTTAAGGGATATTTAATAATGACTATGGTTGAGGCATTTACGGGGCTTTTAATAGGACAGGCATATTGCAATAATTTAGTAAAAATGTATGGCGATATGGACAAAAAAAGAAATCTTTCTACATTTATACTTGTTGTTGATCCTGCTGTTTATAATGATTTGGATACTTATTTAAATACTGTTCAATCATTCATTGATGATATAAGAAAAGAGCCTGCTTTAAAAGAAGGAGAAACTATATCTATACCGGGTGAGAGAAAAGAGGCTTGTTCTGCCGACTACTTAAAAAATGGAATACCTTTATCTGAACATGTTTATAAATATATTTTTGATAAATAA
- a CDS encoding DNA alkylation repair protein, producing MSDLYTTLSKEFEKLKNEKEAIFMAKYMKNNFEFLGIHSKERKEAQKKVFKTISKDEKEFIDFSFTDKCYENKYREFQYASLDYLNSKKKYLNKNHIEKLKEYALTKSWWDSIDCLDRIIGSIALRDESVNNILLEWSLSDNIWLRRIAIDHQLLRKDKTNTELLEKIIINNLNNKEFFINKAIGWSLRDYSKTNPDWVRDFIERHKENMANISIKEASKYI from the coding sequence ATGAGTGATTTATATACTACTCTTTCAAAAGAATTTGAGAAATTAAAAAATGAAAAAGAAGCTATTTTCATGGCTAAATACATGAAAAACAATTTTGAGTTTTTAGGTATTCATTCAAAGGAAAGAAAAGAAGCTCAGAAAAAAGTATTCAAAACAATTTCAAAAGATGAAAAAGAGTTTATTGATTTTAGCTTTACAGATAAATGCTATGAGAATAAATACAGGGAATTTCAATATGCTTCTTTAGATTATTTAAATTCAAAAAAGAAATATTTAAATAAAAATCATATAGAAAAATTAAAAGAATATGCACTTACAAAATCTTGGTGGGATAGCATAGATTGTTTAGACAGGATAATTGGCAGCATTGCTTTAAGAGATGAGTCTGTCAATAATATACTTTTAGAATGGTCTTTGTCTGATAATATTTGGCTTAGGAGAATAGCTATAGATCATCAGCTTTTAAGAAAAGATAAAACCAATACTGAATTATTAGAAAAAATAATCATAAATAATCTAAACAACAAAGAATTTTTTATAAACAAAGCAATAGGGTGGTCTTTAAGGGATTACAGTAAAACTAATCCTGATTGGGTGAGAGATTTTATAGAAAGGCACAAGGAAAACATGGCTAATATCAGCATCAAGGAAGCGAGCAAGTATATTTAA
- a CDS encoding tetratricopeptide repeat protein has protein sequence MSSEKYYEEGLNYFKERKYKEAIESFDKAIELDPNNSNTYYNRGITKVNLGQYEEAIKDYDKAIELNPNDSDTYNNRGIAKYNLGQYQEAIKDYDKAIELDSNDSDSYNNRGIAKKNLGQYKEAIKDYDKAIELDHNYSSAYSNRGIAKKNLGLYEEAIKDYDKAIELDTNDSNAYNNRGLAKGSLGQYKEAIKDFDKSIELNPSYSDVYNNRGVSKENLGQYKDALKDYKKALELDSNNNIAKNNIKNLQNKYGLK, from the coding sequence ATGTCATCAGAAAAATATTATGAAGAAGGTTTAAATTATTTTAAAGAGAGAAAATACAAAGAAGCTATAGAATCTTTTGATAAAGCAATAGAGTTAGACCCTAATAATAGTAATACTTATTATAACAGAGGAATTACTAAAGTAAATTTAGGACAGTATGAAGAAGCTATAAAAGACTATGATAAAGCTATAGAGTTAAACCCTAATGATAGTGATACTTATAATAACAGAGGAATTGCCAAATATAATCTAGGACAGTATCAAGAAGCTATTAAAGACTATGATAAAGCGATAGAGTTAGACTCTAATGATAGTGATTCTTATAATAATAGAGGAATTGCTAAAAAAAATTTAGGACAATATAAAGAAGCTATTAAAGACTATGACAAAGCAATAGAATTAGACCATAATTATAGTTCTGCTTATAGCAATAGAGGAATTGCTAAAAAAAATTTAGGACTGTATGAAGAAGCTATAAAAGACTATGATAAAGCAATAGAATTAGACACTAATGATAGTAATGCTTATAATAACAGGGGACTTGCTAAAGGAAGTTTAGGACAATATAAAGAAGCTATTAAAGATTTTGATAAATCTATAGAGTTAAACCCTAGTTATAGCGATGTTTATAATAACAGAGGAGTATCTAAAGAAAATTTAGGACAGTATAAAGATGCATTAAAAGATTATAAAAAGGCTTTGGAATTAGATTCTAATAATAACATAGCTAAAAATAATATAAAAAATCTTCAAAATAAATATGGTTTGAAATGA
- a CDS encoding Imm26 family immunity protein yields the protein MFFIPLFLPNDIKDNIKNYSKTNFTSEENYAFGRLIEIDKSGGDLIEIFNYTGNIPNDKDDIIKSGLMFDPLHISMAFTKKRWRFIFEELNYDRERDSNYSKIIFY from the coding sequence ATATTTTTTATTCCTTTGTTTTTACCAAATGATATAAAAGATAATATTAAAAACTATTCAAAAACAAATTTTACTTCTGAAGAAAATTACGCTTTTGGAAGACTAATTGAAATTGATAAATCCGGAGGTGATTTAATCGAAATATTTAATTATACAGGTAATATTCCTAATGATAAAGATGATATAATTAAATCAGGACTTATGTTTGATCCACTGCATATATCAATGGCATTCACTAAAAAAAGATGGAGATTCATTTTTGAAGAATTGAATTATGATAGAGAAAGAGATTCCAATTATTCAAAAATAATTTTTTATTAG
- a CDS encoding methyl-accepting chemotaxis protein: MKRGLMFKFLSIFSIFLFAAFLAILFIYKPIYKAKFLKEKYFQTLNSKNETEAYVKEIKNTVNLIVNNLEANPDLETFGNFITNVQKTGSGYLNMYFGDTVPYSEGGVYINTLEEYPRTYNQISRPWYKDAIATNDIAISDPYIDFAVNELTVTFSKAIYTNGKLKGVFAIDFADMNSIMKDIKENFDESFYIVSPNGIYMTHENSDYVLEENKNLFTDPLFTSFKGNLISHVGEVKVVGNQWYAVQKTDNAPWILIFKGDASELNNQFMILMLVIFVVMVILLFLEGFLVYKIVKPLKNTIKIIDLMKEGNFNSVFNKEDLALKDESGHLVNSVNDMQNKISSIVSEIKMNMASINNSSGQISNGIDNLSDRTSSQAAAIEQVSGAIENLFSSISETSKHTNDVKEMSNKVADSTKLGVEAVTQISNNMVDISESSKEISDIIKLIQSIAFQTNILALNAAVEAARAGDQGKGFAVVATEIRSLAQNVNDAAGKITTIIENTVAKIETGDESVKHSLEILLNIESSANEVSEVLTNLYNAVSEEEGSVKEIALAMNELNNITQENADLVHNSAILGREVSNNTESVYSELEYFKLHKIG; encoded by the coding sequence ATGAAAAGAGGATTAATGTTCAAGTTTTTGAGTATTTTTTCTATATTTCTTTTTGCTGCATTTTTAGCTATATTGTTTATATACAAGCCAATATATAAAGCAAAATTCTTAAAGGAAAAATACTTTCAAACTTTAAATTCAAAAAACGAAACAGAAGCATATGTAAAGGAAATAAAAAACACAGTCAATTTGATAGTTAATAATTTAGAAGCTAATCCTGATTTAGAAACATTCGGAAATTTTATAACCAATGTTCAAAAAACAGGATCAGGTTATTTAAACATGTATTTTGGTGATACTGTACCATATTCAGAAGGCGGAGTATATATAAATACTTTAGAAGAATATCCGCGTACATATAATCAAATTTCAAGACCATGGTATAAAGATGCCATAGCTACAAATGATATAGCAATAAGCGATCCATACATAGACTTTGCTGTTAATGAACTCACAGTTACATTTAGTAAGGCTATATACACAAATGGAAAATTAAAAGGAGTATTTGCTATAGACTTTGCTGATATGAATAGCATTATGAAAGATATAAAAGAAAATTTTGATGAAAGTTTTTATATAGTATCGCCTAACGGAATATATATGACTCATGAAAATAGCGATTATGTTTTAGAGGAAAATAAGAATTTATTTACAGATCCGCTTTTTACTTCTTTCAAAGGCAATCTAATATCGCATGTAGGAGAAGTTAAAGTTGTAGGCAATCAATGGTATGCTGTACAAAAAACAGATAATGCTCCATGGATATTAATATTCAAAGGAGATGCCAGCGAATTAAATAATCAATTTATGATTTTAATGCTTGTGATATTTGTTGTTATGGTTATTCTTTTATTCCTTGAAGGATTTCTAGTTTATAAAATAGTAAAGCCATTAAAGAATACAATAAAGATTATAGACTTAATGAAAGAGGGTAATTTTAATAGCGTATTTAATAAAGAAGATTTAGCACTAAAAGATGAGTCAGGACATTTGGTTAATTCGGTTAATGATATGCAAAACAAAATATCATCTATAGTATCAGAAATAAAAATGAATATGGCTTCTATTAATAATTCAAGCGGACAAATATCAAATGGTATAGATAATTTATCGGATAGAACATCTTCGCAGGCAGCAGCTATAGAACAAGTAAGCGGTGCTATAGAAAATTTGTTTTCTTCTATATCGGAAACATCAAAGCATACTAATGATGTAAAAGAGATGAGTAATAAAGTAGCGGATTCTACAAAGCTTGGAGTTGAGGCTGTCACTCAGATTTCAAATAATATGGTTGATATATCAGAGTCTAGTAAAGAGATATCAGATATAATAAAGCTTATACAGTCTATAGCATTTCAGACAAATATACTTGCTTTGAATGCAGCTGTAGAAGCGGCTAGGGCAGGGGATCAGGGAAAAGGTTTTGCAGTTGTTGCTACAGAAATACGTTCGCTTGCTCAAAATGTTAATGATGCTGCCGGAAAAATTACTACCATAATAGAAAATACTGTTGCCAAAATAGAAACAGGAGATGAATCTGTTAAACATTCTTTAGAAATACTTTTAAATATAGAGTCTTCTGCAAATGAAGTTTCAGAAGTTTTAACTAATCTGTATAATGCTGTTTCAGAGGAAGAAGGAAGCGTAAAAGAAATTGCACTTGCTATGAATGAATTAAATAATATCACTCAGGAAAATGCTGATCTAGTACATAACAGTGCTATTTTGGGAAGAGAAGTTTCTAATAATACAGAAAGCGTTTATTCCGAGTTAGAATATTTTAAATTACATAAAATAGGATAA
- a CDS encoding AAA family ATPase — MEKVQIENVELTLSHPDNLNIKWTGQNDLVRQIMASWHLISEDDIPLNPRIVGKPGAGKTTLSYYVGKELLNRDVYIFQCTVDTRPEDLIIIPVISENNKISYHASSLVTAMIKGGVAILDEGNRMSEKTWASLAPLLDDRRYVESVIAGIKIKAHPDFRVIVTMNDDASTFELPEYIHSRLQPTIELPFPDVKEEYDILKMNLPFADDEILKITVGFLQKSHINNASFSVRDGINMARYAMKLYKSNIASSRDTAFLIALKSVLGTEGLRILSLNMDDRDNKDRRRNMDDDDGTNIL, encoded by the coding sequence ATGGAAAAAGTGCAAATAGAAAATGTTGAACTTACATTATCACATCCGGATAATTTGAATATAAAATGGACAGGACAGAATGATTTAGTAAGACAGATAATGGCTTCTTGGCATTTAATTTCAGAAGATGATATACCTCTAAACCCTAGAATAGTAGGAAAACCAGGTGCCGGAAAAACTACTCTTTCATATTATGTAGGAAAAGAGCTTCTTAATAGAGATGTTTATATTTTTCAATGCACTGTAGATACAAGACCGGAAGACCTTATAATTATTCCTGTAATATCTGAAAACAATAAAATAAGCTATCATGCTTCTAGTTTGGTTACTGCTATGATCAAAGGCGGTGTAGCCATATTAGATGAAGGAAACAGAATGAGTGAAAAGACTTGGGCTTCGCTTGCTCCGCTTCTTGATGACAGAAGATATGTAGAAAGCGTAATAGCTGGAATAAAAATAAAAGCTCATCCTGATTTTAGAGTAATAGTTACTATGAATGATGATGCCAGCACTTTTGAGCTTCCTGAATATATTCATTCACGTTTACAGCCTACAATAGAACTTCCATTCCCTGATGTCAAAGAAGAGTATGATATATTAAAAATGAATCTTCCTTTTGCTGATGATGAAATATTAAAGATTACTGTAGGATTCTTACAAAAATCTCATATTAATAATGCTTCTTTTTCTGTGAGAGATGGTATTAATATGGCTAGATATGCTATGAAATTATACAAAAGCAATATTGCATCAAGCAGGGATACAGCATTTTTAATAGCATTAAAATCTGTACTCGGTACTGAAGGACTTAGAATATTAAGTCTTAATATGGACGATAGAGATAATAAAGATCGTAGAAGAAACATGGATGATGATGACGGCACTAATATATTATAA
- a CDS encoding single-stranded DNA-binding protein yields MSGNANIIVIEGRLTKDPTYMKTKNGKSLCKFSIANNRFYYTNGTLQKEVYFFDLVTWGYNADRAAVTLFKGRHVLVSGELRQNIYTAKDGTKKSAIYILALDIKNLDKKSIGNTSYTKTANNQIVSDFIEENLEEVF; encoded by the coding sequence ATGTCAGGAAATGCTAATATTATAGTAATTGAAGGAAGATTAACAAAAGATCCAACTTATATGAAAACTAAAAATGGAAAATCTCTATGCAAATTTTCTATAGCTAATAACAGATTCTATTATACAAACGGAACTTTGCAAAAGGAAGTATATTTCTTTGATTTAGTTACTTGGGGATATAATGCGGATAGGGCAGCAGTTACTTTATTTAAAGGAAGACATGTACTTGTAAGCGGAGAATTAAGACAAAATATTTATACAGCAAAAGACGGTACTAAAAAAAGTGCTATTTATATACTAGCATTAGATATAAAAAATTTGGATAAGAAATCTATAGGAAATACTTCTTATACAAAAACTGCCAATAATCAAATAGTATCAGATTTTATTGAAGAGAATCTAGAGGAAGTATTTTAG
- the tmk gene encoding dTMP kinase, protein MKGKLIVLEGIDGSGKSSIGMMLTDALNSLGIKSIYTFEPTHAYYGSKLRESMLSKDLKPEEELSLFIADRKEHIKHMIKPAINDGYVIVLDRYMYSSIAYQGAKGIDKEYIYNLHKDFILEPDLVFILHLNIETALNRIMEKRGFVDRFENKHYLEEVDKVFYSFNASYIHHIDASKTQESIKDEILNTIKESKILPLDSLQ, encoded by the coding sequence ATGAAAGGAAAATTAATAGTATTAGAAGGTATTGACGGTTCAGGAAAATCAAGCATTGGCATGATGCTCACTGATGCTTTGAATAGTCTTGGAATAAAATCTATATATACTTTTGAACCAACTCATGCTTATTATGGTTCTAAATTGAGAGAAAGTATGCTTTCCAAAGATTTAAAACCTGAAGAGGAGTTATCCTTATTTATAGCCGACAGAAAAGAGCATATAAAACATATGATAAAACCTGCCATTAATGACGGATATGTAATAGTATTGGACAGATATATGTATTCATCTATAGCATATCAAGGTGCTAAAGGAATTGATAAAGAATATATATACAATCTACATAAAGATTTTATATTAGAGCCTGATCTAGTATTCATACTCCATCTTAATATAGAAACTGCTTTAAACAGAATCATGGAAAAAAGGGGATTCGTTGATAGATTTGAAAATAAGCATTATTTAGAAGAAGTTGATAAAGTATTCTACTCCTTTAATGCTTCATATATACATCATATAGATGCTTCAAAAACTCAAGAATCAATTAAAGATGAAATTTTAAATACTATAAAAGAATCTAAAATACTTCCTCTAGATTCTCTTCAATAA
- the mraY gene encoding phospho-N-acetylmuramoyl-pentapeptide-transferase: MLYQIFYPLRESFFGFNLFRYITFRTAGAVATALILVLLFAPNIIEKLRKLNFGQVVRDDGPETHLVKTGTPTMGGIFIVGSILISVLLWAELDNLKIILLTVSLVILSIAGFLDDFLKIKYKNSKGLPGKYKIFFQTFVGIIIGVYLYYFDKSTFLMTFELNQGIGVLEAVKVAQVPSSTIFLPFASTIYIDLKILYIPFATFVVVSMSNAVNLTDGLDGLAIGLLIIMSMALAVLSYVSGNSLIATYLKIPFISDAGEVTVFVGALIGAGLGFLWFNAHPAQVFMGDVGSLSLGGVLGIIALFIKHELLLVIIGAVYVAEALSVVLQVFSYKFFNKKRIFKMAPLHHHFEKSGWKETQVVFRFYIIGIIMALIGIATLKIR; this comes from the coding sequence ATGTTGTATCAAATTTTTTATCCATTAAGAGAATCATTTTTTGGTTTTAACCTATTTAGATATATTACATTCAGAACTGCAGGTGCTGTAGCTACTGCATTGATATTAGTACTTTTATTTGCTCCTAATATCATAGAGAAATTAAGAAAATTAAATTTTGGACAAGTAGTAAGAGATGACGGTCCTGAAACACATTTAGTAAAAACAGGTACACCTACTATGGGAGGTATATTTATAGTAGGAAGCATATTGATTAGTGTGCTGTTATGGGCTGAATTAGATAATTTAAAAATAATACTTCTAACTGTATCATTAGTAATACTTTCAATAGCTGGTTTCTTAGATGATTTCCTAAAAATAAAATATAAAAATTCAAAAGGACTTCCGGGAAAATATAAAATATTTTTTCAAACTTTTGTAGGAATAATAATAGGTGTTTACTTATACTATTTTGATAAATCAACATTTTTAATGACATTTGAACTCAATCAAGGTATAGGAGTATTGGAAGCTGTAAAAGTGGCTCAAGTTCCTTCTTCTACTATATTTTTACCATTTGCAAGTACAATATATATAGACTTAAAAATTTTGTATATACCATTTGCTACATTTGTTGTAGTGAGTATGAGTAATGCTGTAAATTTAACTGACGGACTTGACGGACTTGCTATAGGTCTATTAATAATAATGTCTATGGCTTTGGCTGTTCTCTCTTATGTATCAGGAAACTCATTAATAGCAACTTATTTAAAAATACCTTTCATATCAGATGCAGGAGAGGTTACAGTTTTTGTAGGCGCTTTAATAGGTGCAGGTTTAGGATTCTTATGGTTTAATGCTCACCCTGCTCAGGTATTTATGGGGGACGTTGGAAGTTTATCTTTAGGCGGAGTTTTGGGTATTATAGCCTTATTTATAAAACATGAATTGCTTCTTGTTATAATAGGTGCCGTTTATGTGGCAGAAGCTTTAAGTGTAGTTTTACAAGTATTTTCTTATAAATTCTTTAATAAAAAACGTATATTCAAAATGGCCCCTTTGCATCACCATTTTGAGAAATCGGGCTGGAAAGAAACTCAGGTGGTATTTAGATTCTATATTATAGGAATAATAATGGCTCTTATTGGTATAGCTACGCTTAAAATAAGATAA
- a CDS encoding flavin reductase: MNDFALTKLSYGMYILTTMDNDKPVGCTINTSTQITATPTTIMISVNRNNYTNECIKKHGKFALSILSEKSDSTLIGGFGFRSSRDNNKFENVAYEMKEGLPVIKAANAYLVCKVVNSFEVYTHTIFIGELLDADIFDNQTASMTYAYYHNVVKGTTPPNASTANAYKKEDSNSNKAVYKCKTCGFEYKGDTPFEDLPEDWVCPICGEPKKNFVKVEPNKNKSSAVYKCRTCNHIYNGDIPFEDLPSDWKCPICGEPKSNFEKIS, encoded by the coding sequence ATGAACGATTTTGCTTTAACTAAACTTTCTTATGGAATGTATATTTTAACAACTATGGATAATGATAAACCTGTAGGCTGTACTATAAATACTTCTACTCAAATAACAGCTACACCTACAACTATTATGATTAGTGTTAATAGAAACAATTATACTAATGAATGTATAAAGAAACATGGTAAATTTGCTTTATCTATACTTTCAGAAAAAAGCGATTCTACATTAATAGGAGGGTTTGGATTTAGAAGTTCAAGAGATAATAATAAATTTGAAAATGTTGCTTATGAAATGAAAGAAGGTTTACCTGTAATTAAAGCAGCAAATGCATATTTAGTATGTAAAGTAGTAAACAGTTTTGAAGTATATACTCATACTATATTTATAGGAGAGCTTCTAGATGCTGATATATTTGATAATCAAACAGCATCTATGACTTATGCTTATTATCATAATGTTGTTAAAGGCACAACACCTCCTAATGCTTCAACTGCTAATGCTTATAAGAAAGAAGATAGCAATAGCAATAAAGCTGTTTATAAATGTAAAACTTGCGGATTTGAATATAAAGGCGATACACCTTTTGAAGATTTACCAGAAGATTGGGTATGCCCTATATGCGGTGAACCTAAAAAGAATTTCGTAAAAGTAGAGCCTAATAAAAATAAATCATCTGCAGTTTATAAATGCAGAACTTGTAATCATATATATAACGGCGATATACCTTTCGAGGATTTACCAAGCGATTGGAAATGTCCTATATGCGGTGAGCCTAAAAGTAACTTTGAAAAAATCTCATAA